A segment of the Georgenia sp. M64 genome:
GGGTCACAGACGGCGACGGCGGGGTTCGATCTGACGTTCTCGGTGCCCAAGTCGGTGTCGGTGCTGTGGGGTCTGGCGGACGCGAACACTCAGGAGCTGATCGTCGAGGCCCACCACGCCGCCGTCGCGCAGGTGCTGGATTTCTTTGAGCGGGAGGTTGCGGCCACCCGCACCGGGCACGCCGGGATCGCGCAGGTGCCGGTCGTCGGGGTCGCCGCGACGGCGTACGACCATTGGGACTCACGCGCGAACGACCCCCAGCTCCACACCCACGTGGTGGTGTCGAACAAGGTGATGGCCGCCCATGACGGGCGGTGGCGGACCCTGGACTCCCGGGCCGTCCACCACGCGGTCGTGGGCCTGTCCGAGCACTACAACGCCGTCCTCGCCGACCGGCTCACCGGCACGTTCGGGCTGTCGTGGGAGCGGCGCGACCGCGGTGAGGACCGCACCGCACAGTGGGAGATCCGCGGCGTCGGCGAGGACCTGATCGCCGCGTTCTCCAGCCGCGCCCGGGCGATCGACGTCGCCACCGACGCGAAGATCGCCGCCTACGTGACCAAGCACGGCCACCGCCCCACCGGCCGGCGGATCGTGCAGCTGCGCGCCGAGGCCACCCTCGACACCCGCCCCGAGAAGACCATCCGCGCCCTGTCCGACCTGACCGCCGAGTGGCGGACACGCGCCCGCGACCTGGTGGGGGGCGACCCCACGGAGTGGGCACGCACCCTCACCACCAGGCAGCCCGCGCACGCGCTCACCGGGGAGTCCGTACCGATGTACCTGATCGACCAGGCCGCCGCCGACGTCGTGGCCGCGGTGTCGGAGCGGCGGTCGACTTGGCGGCACTGGAACGTGTGGGCCGAGGCCTCGCGCCGCACGATGGGGTGGCGCTTCGTCACCGCCGTCGATCGCGAACAGGTGGTCGCGCTCATCGCCGACGCCGCCATCCGGCGGTCGGTCCGGCTCACCCCGGGCGAGGTCGCCACCACCCCGGCGGGGATGCGGCGGGGCGACGGCACCAGCACTCTGCGGCCCCGGCACTCCACGTACTACTCGAGCGAGCGTCTGCTCGGCGCGGAGGACCGGCTGCTCGCCCTGGCCGAGGACCGCACCACGACGCTCGTCATCCCGCAACGAATCGTAGAGACCGTTCCCGGTTCCCGGGGCGACGGCGTGGTGGTCGACGGCGAGCAGGCCGCCGCCATCACGCAGATCCTCACCTCGGGGCGGCGGCTGGACGTTCTGGTTGGTCCGGCCGGGACGGGGAAGTCCACGGCGATGGCCGGCCTGGCCGGTGCCTGGACCACGGCGCACGGGCCCGGGTCCGTGGTCGGGATGGCGCCGTCAGCCGCCGCCGCCCAGGTCCTCGCCCAGGACATCGGCATCGGGTGCGACAACACCGCCAAGTGGGTCCACGACCACGCCCGCGGCAGGGCGGACTTCCGCCCGGGCCAGCTCATCATCCTCGACGAGGCCACCCTCGCCTCCACTCGCACCCTGGAGACCATCGCCAACCGCGCCGCCGAGGTGGGGGCGAAGGTCGTGCTCGTCGGGGACCCGGCCCAGCTGCAGTCCGTCGACGCCGGCGGTGCGTTCAACATGCTCGTCCAGGCCCGCGGCGGCGACCTGGCCCGGCTGGTGGAGGTGCGGCGCTTCGTCCACGTCTGGGAGAAGGACGCGTCTCTCGCCCTGCGCGACGGCGACCCGACCGCGATCGACGCCTACGCCGGCCGCGGCCGGATCGTTGAGGGGACCACCGAGGCGATGGTCGACGCCGCCTACGTGGCGTGGCAGCACGACCTGCAGACGGGGATTTCGTCCATCCTGGTGACCGAGGCGGCGGAGTCGGTGCGGCAGCTCAACGAGCGGGCCCGCGCCGAACGCATCCAGGCTGGCCTGACCGACACCGGCCGGGAGGTCCGGCTGCGCGAGGGGGCCCGCGCATCGGTGGGTGATGTGGTCATCACGCGCCGCAACGACCGTCGCCTCCGCACCGGCCCCGGCACCTGGGTTCGCAACGGCGACCGCTGGACCGTGACCCACGTCGGAAGCGACGGGACGCTCGACGTCCGCCGGCCCGGCGACGGCGCGAGCGTGAGGCTGCCGGCCCGGTACGTCGTCCGGCACGTCGACCTCGGTTACGCCGTCACCGCGCCCCGCGCGCAGGGCATGACCGTCGACGCCGCCCACGTGGTCGTCTCGCCGTCGACTACCCGCGAGAACCTGTACGTGGCCATGACCCGCGGCCGACGCGCCAACACCGCCTACGTCGCCCTCGACCAGCCCGACCCCCTCCACGGCACCCCCGCCGAGACCGACACCACTGCACGGACCGTGTTGTTCGGTGTGCTCAACCACTCCGGCCTCGAGCTCTCCGCGCACCAGACCATCACCGCCGTGCAAGAGAGCTGGACCGGCATCGCCCAGCTCGCCGCCGAGTACGAGACCATCGCCACCACCGCCCAACGGGGCCGCTGGACCCGGCTCGTCATGGACGCGCTTGTCCGGGCGGGCGGGCTCACGATGTCCGAAGCCGACCAGGTCACCTCGTCCGAGGCCTTCGCCGTCCTCACCGCGGAGCTGCGCCGCGCCGAGGCAAACCACCACGACCTCGACACCCTCCTGCCACGCCTGGCCGCCCAACGCACCCTGCTCGACGCCGACGACATTGCCGCCGTCCTCACCGCCCGCCTCGCCCGAGCCACGGCACGGCCCGCACCCGGCACGACCCCGGACCTCGTCGCCGGACTCATCCCCGCCGCTAGCGGCCCGTTGCCGGCCGACGCCGCCCGCGCGCTGGCCGAACGCCGCCAACTCATCGAGACCCGCGCCCACACCCTCGCCGAGACCGCTGTCCGCGACCGGGCACCCTGGGTGTCCCACATCGGCGAACGGCCGCACAGTGCCGGCGACCGGGAACGTTGGCTGGCCGAGCTGGCCGTCGTCGCCGCCTACCGCGACCGGTACGCCATCACCTCCGCCGCACCACTCGGCGCCTCCCCCCAGACCCACGTCCAGGAACGCGACCGCCACCGAGCCACCGACGCACTGCACCGTGCCCAGGTCACTGCCCAGACCCGCAAGACTGACGCGGCCAGGGGGCGTACCCACGGGCGCAGCATCTAGGACAGGTCTTGGACACGCTCGTGCGCGCCTTCGTTGACACGTCATAACGGGGAAAGGACGCTCGACGCCCCGTTCGAGTTGGGACGTCGAGCGCCTTCCGTGTCTTGTCCACGCGGCCGATCACCGCCCCGTGGCGGCCCTGTGGGAGAACGGTTAGGACTGGTCTTGGGTTTCGGTAGTCCCGCCAATGCCCCTGAAGACCTTCGTGTGCTCGCGAAGGAGCTCCGGTAGTGCTGGGTCAACTCGTGGCTTGTCAATGAGCATGACCATGGGCTGATACCACATGTGCACGCACCAGGAATTGAGGCGGCCGAAGGCGAGTTCGTCCTCGACCGAGAGAGGCTCCCCGTTCACCAATCTAACAAGAGCGTCCCGCGCACGAGCGGACTTGATGATCAACTCGGCGTCGATTCCAGTCGCAACTGGTCCTGATGAGCTCCAATCACGGAGAGGTTCTCCAGGCCGATAGTTCGATGACTCGGATGTGATGCTCAAGACCCTTGCAGCCCCTTCCCTAGAATCAGCAGGTGTCGGTGTCGGAGCCAGTAACCCCGGCAATCTTGGCAGTGATCGTGACACTGGTGGTCCCCGTTCCTGCGTTACCATAGTAGGTACTTGACGACCCGATGCCGTACCGACCGGTTGTCAAGTTGCCAGCGTAGATCCAGTTGAAACTGCCCCCACCTCCGGTTGGGGAGGAATGCTTCCACTGGTAGTAGACGCTGTACGTCGTGTAAGACGAAGCATCCGTCATCGTCGCGTTCCAGGCGTAGCGACCGTCCGATTGGCAGGACACGCTCACAGTCACCTGTGTCGCCTGGATGGAGTACAGATCCTCCACCCTCATGTCTCTGACGGAAGTGGCGCCCGCTGGAACTCCCCCGGCAAGCAGGATCGCGGTCGCCGACAGGACTGCTAGAAGCGACACCCACATCCGGCGAATCGCCGTTTGCTGGCCTCCTCCGGTCCTGGCGTCGGACCGCTGGGTCGTGATTGGCCCATCGCGGAGCGTAACCGAGGGTTCGCTGCTGGACGACATGAGAATCTCCCTTGACTTCCATGTGAAGGACGACGCGTCCAGGCGCCAGATTCAGGTCGCCTCCACGCAAATGTTTGTCTCTTCTAAGTCCCGCCTCGTCAGAATTGATTGGCCGGAAGGTGTCATGGCCCAAAGAGGACAGGTTTGGAGGGTGATGCGGCGACGGAGATATATGACGCCGCTCAGGGTTTCGGTGCCGCCGTTTGAAGAGCGGTGGGTTGTGGTGGCGTAACTGAGGAGCTGTCTCCTCTGATATAGAGGGCCCTGCTGTCAAGCGGGCATGGTGAGGCGCCGCCGGCAGGTCAGGGCACGCAGCGGCGCGCCGACCAGGGGGCCGTGGCCCGCACCGGCGCCGGGGACGAGGCGGTCCGGGCGGCGGTGCAGCGTCATGCGCTGGCGCACCCGGTGTGGGGGCACCGCAAGGTCTGTGCCCTGGTGCGTCACGACGGGATCGCGGTGTCCGAGGCCAGCGTGCTGCGCATCATGCACGAGCTTGGCCTGTGCTGCCGGCCGGACCAGAAGGAGCGGCGCCAGCTAACGACCAAGGGTCGCTAGCCGTCGCGCGCAAGGCCGCCTTCTCTGCCCCGCCGACTGGGCCGGGCCAGGTCTGGCAGCTGGACTTCAGCGAGTTCGAGACCACCAGCGGCGGGGTGTGGCGGATCGCCGCGTGCCGGGACTACTGGTCGAAGTACGAGTACGCCCCGCACGTGTCCCTACGGCGAACCAGCACGACGCGATGGCCGCGGTCGAGGCGGCCCTGGCGGAGTACGAGGTCCTGCACGGGCGCCGGCCCATCGAGGACTGCGACGTTGACGAGGACGGGAACGTCCTCGCGCGCCTGACGCTGGTCACCGACAAAGGCGGCCCGTTCCGCTCGGCGCGGTTCGAGGCCTTCATCGTCGCTCGCCCCGAGCTGCGTCTGGACATCATCGAGCACCGCACGAGCGACGGCAAGCTCTACCTCTGCGCGATCGAGGACGTCTACTCCAACAGGATCGTGGGGTACTCCTTCGACTCGAGGATGAAGTCACGCCTGGCCGTAGCCGCACTGAACAACGCCGTGGCACGCCGCGGTGACACCGGTGGATTCTCACTGACTTTGTCAAGCCGTTTGGGCCATCGGTTCTCGCGAGGGTGGGGCGAGTTCGAAGGGTCGGTTGTCGCGGAGCAGGGCCCATAGGACGTCGACGCGTCGGCGCACCAGGGCGATGAGCGCTTGGACGTGCCCGTGGCCTTGTCCGCGTTTCTTGAGGTAGTAGTCGCGGCTGGGGCCCTCGCGCATCATGGCGGCTGAGGCGGAGAGGTAGAACACTCTGCGAAGCTTGCGCGGGTAGCGCATCGGCCGGTGCAGGTTCCCGGTGCGCCGGCCAGAGTCCCGCGGGACCGGGACGAGCCCGGCGGCCGAGGCGAGTCGTCCGGCGTTCGCATAGGCGGCAAGGTCTCCTGCGGCGGCTACCAGCTCGGCACCGAGGATCGGTCCCATGCCGGGCAGGGACTCGATGATCTCGGCCTGGGGGTGCGCGCGGAAGGTGGTGGTGATCCGGGCGTCGAGGTCGGCGATCCGTGCGCCGATCGCCAGGAGCTGAGCGGCGAGGTCGGCCACGATGCTGGCCGCTACATCCTGTCCGGGCACGACGGTCTGCTGGGCCTTGGCCGCACCCAGTGCAGCTGCAGCGATCTGGTCGGCGCTGCGGACCTTCCGCTTGACCAGCCATGCCCGCAACCGTGACTGACCCGTCCGGCGGATCGCCTGCGGCGTCTGGTAGCCCGTCAGCAGGACCAACGCACCCCGACTATGGGCGTAGTCGAAGGACCGCTCCAGCGCAGGGAAGTAGCCGCTGAGGACGTCGCGGAGCCGGGTGACCATGCGGACCTGGTCACCGACCAGGTCGGTACGGTGGGTCACCAGTAGCCGCAGTTCGGTCACCAGCGCGGTGGCGACCTCGACGTCCTGTAGATCGCCGCGGTGTCGAAGGGTCTCGGCGATGACGTAGGCATCGCGGGCGTCGGTCTTGGCCTCACCGCGGTAGGCGCTGGCCATCTGGTTCACCGTGCGGCCGGGGACGTATCTCACCCGTTGACCGTGGGCTGCCAGCAGTGCCAGCAGCAGTCCCGACATGGTCCCGGTGACGTCGACTCCCCAGACGACCTCGTCGGCGTGGCCAAGGACACCGGCGATCGCGTCGAGGATGGCGGCCTCGTCGTTGACCACCTTCGTCGACCGGACTGTGGTGCCGGCCTCGTCGATCAGGCAGATCCAGTGATGACCCTTACCGACGTCGATACCAGCCCACCCAAGCGCGATCCGTTGCTTCATCAACTCCTCCTTCGAGCACACGAGCGATTGCCATGGCCCGAAGGAACACCCCGCCGACAGATCCGTAAACAGCGACCAGGACGCGCATCTCAATCAGCAGTCAAGGCGCCCCAGGAGGAACCGGGCAGCCAATCCATCGGAGCCATCAACGGGCGATCAAGGCTCAGCCACACCCAGCCCTCCCGGGCCATCTACGAACTTACGGATCAGGGCTCAGGCGAACCGAGGCATGATCACGCCTGTTCCGATGACGTAGATGAGTAGCCCAAGAACACCAGTGGCGGCGATCCCGATCGCGGCGCCGGCCAGCGCTCTTCCGGTTGGCCGCCGTACTCCAACGAGCCCCAGGGCGAGGGCAAGGACGTCGAGAACCAGCACGATCGCCAGGGTGACGACGGGGAAGGTGTAGACGCTGTCGTAGTCGGAGAGGGACACCGCCCGACGCATCGCCCACGGCGTCACGACCACCGACACCCACACGAGCATCGCTCCGAGCACCGCGGTCACCAGCGCTGCCCACGAAACGCCGGAGGGGGTCGAAGGCGAGGTCGACGGCGAGCATGCCTCCAACGGTGCGTCCCTGTGTGTCTGCGGGTCTGCCATACCCCAATTTAACCGCGTCGAGGGCTATTCGGACGTGGTACCCGGTCCGTTATTGTATGGCAGGAAGCGGACATGGCAGGAAGCGGACTTCTCGCCCGCCAAAAACTGGGTCGCCTGGCAAATGCTTCGATGATACGTTCCCCAGATCGGAGCAACGAGGCTCCTGTCCAGATTGAGGCTGCATCATGCGAATAGCGATCAGAGAAGATCCACAGTCCTGCGACGATCAAGGAGTCGTCGGCATGGGTTCGCTAGTGAAGAGGCTCCTGGTGATCGGGGCGAGTGTCATTGCCTTCGGGACAATGATCACCGCTGGCTCCGCCTCAGGAGCCTTCGCCCATGCCGAGACAGGAACGGTCGGGTCTGGCTACACGTATTTCCCGACCGCGTCTCCCTACCATTCCTACGCGTACGTGACCAAGTGTCACAGCGCCAACGGCTCCGCCCCCTTCTATCAGGGGGAAGCAATACTAGGGACCTCCTCGGCCCTTGGTCCGCGTCAAGCCTTTCCGGGTCCCGACAGCACCGTCACCCTGCACAAAATTGGGTCCTACCGCGGCACATGGCACTGCCTGAACGTCGGCTAGACGCGGACGAAGGTGAGTAACTCGCCTTGAGGGGCGGATTTGTTGAATAACACTCGAAATGGGGGCTTGGCAATGCACCGGATAACACGATGTGCGCTTGCGGCGGTTGCTGTGATCGGCTTGTTCTTCGCCGGGATCGTGGCGAACCAGCCCGACGCTGCACAGGCGGGCAGTTCGCCGACGCGGGTGAACGAGACAATGGCAAAGGGGATGCCAGAGCTGATTCAGACGTACCTGGACAGCATGGACCTCACGCCGGCGGAGCGGGGCGTTCTGGAGCGCTCGAAGAAGAACGGCCGTATAGCGCCGGCGGACTACCAAGACGCCCAGTCGCGATACGCGGAGTGTATGGAGAGGAGTGGCTTCACGCCAGAGTTCCGAGAGAGTTTGTACGGCTTCTATGTGCAGTTGCCCTTTCATGACGTCTCGAACCAGAACGCTTTGGATGCCGCGAATGTCAAGTGCTCGCGGGGCATGGCTGCCGTGGACGTTCTGTACCGCACTCAACAGGCCAATCCCAAGTTGCTCGCTGACTCTCGGCTGGTGGCCGTCGAGTGCTTGGAGAGCAGCGGATTCGTAGACGGCGATTACACCGTCGAGCGTTTCGAGCGGGACTGGCTGCACGACGAGTTCCCGTTCGATGCGAGTGAACCAGGCCCCAACGACTGCCTGTGGGGGGCCGGCTACGGATACTTCGAGTCATGATCGGCGCGATGAAGGCCTTGGTCGGCCTCGCCGCAGGGGCGGCGATCGTCGCTGGCTCTGCTACAGCGGCTATCGCAGCGGGTGCCGACCCAGGCACCTACGGAATGGGGCACCGTTACGTGCCGACGGCATCTCCGTACGTCTCCTACACCTACGTGACTGAGTGCCGCGGTTACAGCGGCGGAGCGTACGTCTGGCAGTCGAAGACAGTCATGGGCGACGAAACGGCGCACGGACCGAGGTACACCGTCACTGACGGAGACAGCAAGCTCACGCACAGGCGCATCGGGACCTACTACGGGACCTGGTACTGCTTGAACCTCGCACCAGGCGCGTAGCTCACGACCGCTGGGCACCCGGCGGCGTGAACCTTAGCCCCACCAACTCACCCCCATTTTCGGGTTAGGCAGCCCACTTTCTCGTTCGGCGATGCAGTCCGTGATGGGAAGTGCCGTCTGGAGCCGGTTTCCCTGGGACGGTGAACACGTCGGACACGACGGCACACTCGAGGTCCGCCGAGCCGGCGGCAACAGCGGCGGGCGGGTGAGGTTGCCGGCGGGGTACGTCGCCCGGCACGTCGACCTCGGCTACGCCGTCACCGCCCACCGCGCCCAGGGCATGACCGTCGATACCGCGCACGTTGTCGTCTCGGCTTCGACCACCCGCGACCTGGGGCAGGTCCTCGCGGGAGTCCTTGGACTTGCCCCACGTGCGGAACCCGGCCTTCTTCACCGCCCCGGCCGGCGCCACCTCGCCATCGGCGCCGTCGGCGTCGGCACGTGCCCCCGCAGTGTCCGCCACGACGCGGCCGCCCTCGTCACGCCAGCGGGCCTCGTCGGCGTCGCCGGTCTCGAAGTACGTCGACGTGGTGTCGAAGAACAGCACGTCGACCTCGAGGTTCAGCAGGTCGGTGACCTGGTAGTACACCTGCCTGGCCAGGACCGGCTCGACGTCGTGGAGCCAGTCCATCGCCCGGTAGCAGGCGTCCTCGTCCACCACCGCACAGGTCTGGGCCAGGCGCGGGATGAAACACATCAGAGTTCATCCACTCCGCCGCGGCCAGCTTCGAGCTCGGTGCCAGGGCCCGGCCAGCGACCAGGGAGAACAGCACCCGCTCGGTGGCGGCCAGGTCACGCTTGCGAC
Coding sequences within it:
- the mobF gene encoding MobF family relaxase, whose product is MPKSVSVLWGLADANTQELIVEAHHAAVAQVLDFFEREVAATRTGHAGIAQVPVVGVAATAYDHWDSRANDPQLHTHVVVSNKVMAAHDGRWRTLDSRAVHHAVVGLSEHYNAVLADRLTGTFGLSWERRDRGEDRTAQWEIRGVGEDLIAAFSSRARAIDVATDAKIAAYVTKHGHRPTGRRIVQLRAEATLDTRPEKTIRALSDLTAEWRTRARDLVGGDPTEWARTLTTRQPAHALTGESVPMYLIDQAAADVVAAVSERRSTWRHWNVWAEASRRTMGWRFVTAVDREQVVALIADAAIRRSVRLTPGEVATTPAGMRRGDGTSTLRPRHSTYYSSERLLGAEDRLLALAEDRTTTLVIPQRIVETVPGSRGDGVVVDGEQAAAITQILTSGRRLDVLVGPAGTGKSTAMAGLAGAWTTAHGPGSVVGMAPSAAAAQVLAQDIGIGCDNTAKWVHDHARGRADFRPGQLIILDEATLASTRTLETIANRAAEVGAKVVLVGDPAQLQSVDAGGAFNMLVQARGGDLARLVEVRRFVHVWEKDASLALRDGDPTAIDAYAGRGRIVEGTTEAMVDAAYVAWQHDLQTGISSILVTEAAESVRQLNERARAERIQAGLTDTGREVRLREGARASVGDVVITRRNDRRLRTGPGTWVRNGDRWTVTHVGSDGTLDVRRPGDGASVRLPARYVVRHVDLGYAVTAPRAQGMTVDAAHVVVSPSTTRENLYVAMTRGRRANTAYVALDQPDPLHGTPAETDTTARTVLFGVLNHSGLELSAHQTITAVQESWTGIAQLAAEYETIATTAQRGRWTRLVMDALVRAGGLTMSEADQVTSSEAFAVLTAELRRAEANHHDLDTLLPRLAAQRTLLDADDIAAVLTARLARATARPAPGTTPDLVAGLIPAASGPLPADAARALAERRQLIETRAHTLAETAVRDRAPWVSHIGERPHSAGDRERWLAELAVVAAYRDRYAITSAAPLGASPQTHVQERDRHRATDALHRAQVTAQTRKTDAARGRTHGRSI
- a CDS encoding transposase — encoded protein: MARTGAGDEAVRAAVQRHALAHPVWGHRKVCALVRHDGIAVSEASVLRIMHELGLCCRPDQKERRQLTTKGR
- a CDS encoding IS110 family transposase: MKQRIALGWAGIDVGKGHHWICLIDEAGTTVRSTKVVNDEAAILDAIAGVLGHADEVVWGVDVTGTMSGLLLALLAAHGQRVRYVPGRTVNQMASAYRGEAKTDARDAYVIAETLRHRGDLQDVEVATALVTELRLLVTHRTDLVGDQVRMVTRLRDVLSGYFPALERSFDYAHSRGALVLLTGYQTPQAIRRTGQSRLRAWLVKRKVRSADQIAAAALGAAKAQQTVVPGQDVAASIVADLAAQLLAIGARIADLDARITTTFRAHPQAEIIESLPGMGPILGAELVAAAGDLAAYANAGRLASAAGLVPVPRDSGRRTGNLHRPMRYPRKLRRVFYLSASAAMMREGPSRDYYLKKRGQGHGHVQALIALVRRRVDVLWALLRDNRPFELAPPSREPMAQTA